Proteins from a genomic interval of Vanacampus margaritifer isolate UIUO_Vmar chromosome 4, RoL_Vmar_1.0, whole genome shotgun sequence:
- the LOC144050937 gene encoding myocyte-specific enhancer factor 2A-like codes for MGRKKIQITRIVDERNRQVTFMKRKFGLMKKAYELSVLCDCEIALIVFNGSNKLFQYASTDMDKVLLKYTEYNEPHESRTNADIVEALNKKEQRGCESPDAADGATYALTPNTEAKYKKINDDFDHMIRSHKMSSSVPQQNVMHVEGGGNGDGRMMAMASQHAHLHRNIHAAHRATSNTNTGDMQSSSDLMPQNGSGPDVNGFVDSSRKVLPPKSPMSARKSDLRVLIPASKVVTLGDQCHSSSALSTPVVSISTPSLTPHNPLYSTITSAYNEYEYSSAGCFPSPAGPHLNSMTTWQQQMSLLGPGITTNHNISIKDEPPSPPPPPRGYSTPSGGVDQRDEHPPRRRPDFLPLANTRSEADESAAAKRLRMDSWVT; via the exons ATGGGGCGTAAGAAGATTCAGATCACCCGCATCGTGGACGAGAGGAACCGGCAG GTGACGTTCATGAAGAGAAAGTTCGGCCTGATGAAGAAGGCCTACGAGCTGAGCGTGCTGTGCGACTGCGAGATCGCCCTGATCGTCTTCAACGGCTCCAACAAGCTGTTCCAGTACGCCAGCACCGACATGGACAAGGTGCTGCTCAAGTACACCGAGTACAACGAGCCCCACGAGAGCAGGACCAACGCAGACATCGTGGAG GCGCTGAACAAGAAAGAGCAACGCGGTTGCGAAAGCCCGGACGCGGCCGACGGCGCCACCTATGCGCTGACGCCAAACACTGAAGCCAAATACAAGAAGATCAATGACGACTTTGACCACATGATCAGGAGCCACAAAATG TCGTCAAGTGTGCCGCAGCAGAACGTGATGCACGTGGAAGGAGGAGGAAACGGTGACGGACGAATGATGGCGATGGCGTCTCAGCACGCTCACCTGCACAGAAACATCCACGCGGCGCACAGGGCGACcagcaacaccaacacag GTGATATGCAGAGCAGTTCTGATCTGATGCCGCAAAATGGATCTGGACCAGATG TGAATGGCTTTGTGGATTCATCTAGAAAAGTCCTCCCGCCCAAATCTCCGATGTCGGCACGCAAGTCTGACCTGAGAGTGCTCATCCCTGCGTCCAAAGTGGTTACGCTG GGTGACCAGTGTCATTCGAGTTCAGCTTTGAGCACGCCGGTGGTCTCCATCAGCACCCCGAGCCTGACTCCGCACAATCCGCTCTACAGCACCATCACATCGGCATATAATG AATACGAATATAGCAGCGCTGGATGTTTCCCCTCGCCGGCTGGACCGCATTTAAACTCCATGACCACATGGCAACAACAGATGAGTTTACTGGG GCCAGGCATCACCACCAACCACAACATCAGCATCAAGGACGAGCCTCcttccccccctcctcctcctcggggCTATTCGACTCCTTCCGGGGGCGTCGACCAGCGGGACGAGCATCCTCCACGCCGTCGCCCCGACTTCCTGCCGCTGGCCAACACTCGCTCGGAGGCTGATGAGAGTGCGGCGGCCAAACGACTTCGCATGGACAGCTGGGTGACTTAG